One stretch of Thermanaerosceptrum fracticalcis DNA includes these proteins:
- a CDS encoding DUF917 domain-containing protein: MQVINKEWIQPLMWGSMFLSSGGGGGERNIAKLLEKTFRQSLEVNLIELNEIDPSGQYLAVGIMGSPELLGEHYITGFEGVDLFDQLNNLRNNSIQGLFPLEAASVNILYPLLVAGLSKRPLINGDAMGRAFPEFQMTTFHLNNLPSTPFVLKDCLGNNYHFHDEDTFLLELNTRQVVDKGGGVGFFVGYPTAGNILKRILIPKTISFAANIGRTFLESKSYAELLNDLIVASKNSLYASVIELFVGTVENSNHIRTKTLEWDTIAIKGKGYYEKEEFKILVKNENLIAYRNNQVAAMVPDLISIIDLETLKPVSNSNLTAGAEVAVIGMPAPLVLKTKKSLEFIGPQNFGYKSKYKSLEELYFSYYFGD, translated from the coding sequence GTGCAGGTTATTAATAAAGAGTGGATTCAACCCTTGATGTGGGGCAGTATGTTTTTAAGTTCTGGCGGAGGTGGCGGGGAAAGAAATATCGCCAAATTACTAGAAAAAACCTTTCGTCAGAGCCTTGAGGTAAACTTGATTGAATTAAACGAAATTGATCCTTCCGGCCAATATTTGGCGGTTGGCATTATGGGTTCTCCCGAGTTGTTAGGAGAACATTATATTACCGGTTTTGAGGGAGTAGATTTATTTGACCAACTGAATAATCTGCGAAATAATAGCATACAAGGTTTGTTTCCCTTAGAAGCAGCATCGGTGAATATACTATATCCGCTGCTCGTGGCCGGGCTATCCAAACGACCTCTCATAAACGGTGATGCCATGGGGAGGGCTTTTCCGGAATTTCAAATGACAACGTTTCATCTTAACAATCTGCCAAGTACCCCTTTCGTATTAAAAGATTGCCTTGGAAATAACTATCATTTTCATGATGAAGACACTTTTTTATTGGAATTGAATACTCGGCAAGTTGTCGATAAGGGTGGAGGGGTCGGCTTTTTTGTGGGGTATCCCACAGCAGGAAATATCTTAAAACGCATTCTAATTCCCAAAACGATTTCTTTTGCCGCAAATATAGGTAGAACGTTTCTTGAATCCAAATCATATGCAGAATTGTTAAACGATCTAATCGTTGCTTCTAAGAATTCCTTATATGCCAGTGTTATTGAATTGTTTGTTGGAACGGTGGAAAACAGCAACCATATCAGAACCAAAACTTTAGAATGGGATACCATCGCCATCAAAGGTAAGGGCTATTATGAAAAGGAAGAATTTAAGATTCTTGTAAAAAACGAAAACCTGATAGCTTATCGAAATAATCAGGTTGCCGCGATGGTGCCGGATTTAATTTCTATCATTGATTTAGAAACGCTAAAACCTGTTAGCAACAGCAATCTAACAGCTGGTGCAGAGGTAGCGGTTATTGGGATGCCAGCACCCTTGGTGCTGAAAACAAAAAAATCCCTTGAATTTATAGGACCCCAAAATTTTGGGTACAAATCAAAATATAAATCCCTAGAGGAACTATACTTTTCTTATTATTTCGGTGATTAA
- a CDS encoding sigma-54 interaction domain-containing protein: MENRITPSSFLSNLAQFYNCQITWWGEEKIYGTVVSDDYSEVKGLVPDQIHLKRLLYYRHPLVINKGRHHLCSDCIEAEGCRCTQEIFIPVEISQKSAGVLWRFLGSSPVDTASWLKSAIDFSQIAAFLESEQKEHLQGEFFRQVAEFFGELHGEGVILFDDQDKIIYQNEKAKELNLYQRFLEYKETPLEQNYGKATKLNLVLDKNNPLPAYLRHYYYSDRYLGKTLMTHQSGLKTKNVDFLTPRKSINFQNIISTNPQMLKAISTAHIVAMTDSTVLLRGESGTGKEMFARAIHKESLRKDGPFIAINCAAIPENLLESELFGYEEGSFTGAKKGGKLGKLELANNGTIFLDEIGDMPLALQAKLLRVLQNKNIERVGGTKQIPINARIITATHRNLEEMIKENKFREDLFYRINVIPIKIPPLKERPEDIELLLNYFIRKYCILLNKNFMTFTYEAMEMLKSYSWPGNVRELENAVEYSVAITKTDEIGIENLSNQFQSTMAERQSLQIMPKQTAHEIDREQLRSLLEQFGQTTDGKREIARNLGISLATLYRWIKKYKL, translated from the coding sequence TTGGAAAATAGGATTACCCCAAGTTCTTTTCTCAGTAATCTTGCCCAATTCTACAATTGCCAGATTACTTGGTGGGGTGAAGAAAAAATATATGGGACAGTTGTTTCAGACGATTATTCGGAAGTAAAAGGTTTGGTTCCGGATCAGATTCATTTGAAACGATTGCTTTATTACCGGCATCCCCTCGTCATAAATAAAGGACGTCACCACTTGTGCTCCGATTGCATCGAGGCTGAAGGATGTCGTTGTACTCAAGAAATTTTTATTCCTGTTGAAATTTCTCAGAAGTCAGCGGGGGTATTATGGCGATTCCTTGGTTCATCGCCGGTAGACACCGCATCATGGTTGAAATCGGCCATAGATTTTTCGCAAATAGCGGCCTTCTTGGAGTCAGAACAAAAGGAACATCTTCAGGGTGAATTTTTCCGGCAGGTTGCGGAGTTTTTTGGCGAACTTCACGGAGAAGGGGTTATATTGTTTGATGATCAAGACAAAATAATATATCAAAACGAAAAGGCTAAGGAACTCAACCTGTACCAACGTTTTTTGGAATACAAAGAAACTCCTTTGGAGCAAAATTACGGGAAAGCAACAAAGTTGAATTTGGTGCTGGATAAAAACAATCCATTGCCCGCCTATTTGCGGCACTATTATTATTCCGATAGATACTTAGGGAAAACCTTGATGACCCATCAATCGGGACTAAAAACAAAAAACGTTGATTTTTTGACACCAAGGAAATCAATAAATTTTCAAAACATCATTAGCACTAATCCACAAATGTTAAAAGCAATTTCTACCGCGCATATAGTTGCAATGACGGACTCTACGGTATTGTTAAGAGGGGAGAGCGGAACGGGGAAAGAAATGTTTGCCCGGGCCATTCACAAAGAAAGCCTGCGAAAAGATGGACCTTTTATTGCTATTAACTGTGCGGCTATTCCAGAAAATCTTTTGGAAAGTGAACTGTTTGGATATGAAGAAGGATCTTTTACTGGAGCAAAAAAAGGTGGAAAACTGGGGAAATTGGAACTTGCTAACAATGGAACCATCTTCCTAGATGAGATAGGAGATATGCCCTTGGCTTTACAGGCTAAATTATTGAGGGTACTCCAAAATAAGAACATTGAAAGAGTAGGGGGCACCAAACAAATTCCAATAAATGCCCGGATAATTACGGCTACACACCGAAATCTAGAAGAAATGATTAAAGAAAATAAGTTTCGGGAAGATTTGTTTTATCGGATTAATGTTATTCCTATAAAGATACCGCCATTAAAGGAGAGGCCGGAAGATATCGAGTTGTTGTTGAATTATTTTATTAGAAAGTACTGTATTCTTCTAAACAAAAATTTTATGACATTTACCTATGAAGCGATGGAAATGCTAAAGTCGTATTCTTGGCCTGGGAACGTGCGGGAATTGGAAAACGCGGTGGAATATAGTGTTGCTATTACAAAAACCGATGAAATAGGAATCGAAAATTTATCGAATCAGTTTCAGTCCACTATGGCTGAAAGACAATCACTACAAATTATGCCTAAACAAACGGCTCATGAAATAGATAGGGAACAATTGCGAAGTTTATTAGAACAATTTGGTCAAACAACTGATGGCAAACGGGAAATTGCCAGAAATTTAGGTATTAGTTTAGCTACTTTGTATCGGTGGATCAAAAAATATAAACTTTAG